A single region of the Triticum dicoccoides isolate Atlit2015 ecotype Zavitan chromosome 2B, WEW_v2.0, whole genome shotgun sequence genome encodes:
- the LOC119367507 gene encoding uncharacterized protein LOC119367507 produces MAAPFLPVLLLVVSGGAAAGGDGEAGLTRLELRGIDDTGRRHGPFALEEPEFMPVISTHDDEAVEAPRLEFRGIDDSGRGHASDAPEEPVFMAHLDDEAGEAPRLEFRGIDGSGHGHASDAPEERAFTDVISTGGACGRFARLVAETGNAGQLFWERAAGAGGITVFCPEDKALAEFEPKFRGLGADDRLAVLLYHGAAVCYRREQFRAFDWVSVSSLATDAATNKSHAVTIRGDGDTVRLWPSCASGAGVRVTKTVSEEAPLAVYVIDAVLLPSHLRQKLHGGEDPADACQSSGGYLDWLHSCVPAWAMIAMALASILGFHAGVFLHDVLNKKNQEANLSGY; encoded by the coding sequence ATGGCCGCACCTTTTCTGCCCGTTCTTCTGCTCGTCGTTTCTGGAGGCGCTgcagcgggcggcgacggcgaggcagggCTGACCCGGCTCGAGCTCCGAGGCATCGACGACACGGGCCGTAGGCACGGGCCCTTCGCGCTGGAGGAGCCGGAGTTCATGCCCGTTATCTCCACGCACGACGACGAGGCGGTCGAAGCTCCCCGGCTTGAGTTCCGAGGCATCGACGACTCAGGCCGTGGGCACGCGTCCGACGCGCCGGAGGAGCCGGTGTTCATGGCCCATCTCGACGACGAGGCGGGCGAAGCGCCCCGGCTCGAGTTCCGGGGTATCGACGGCTCGGGCCATGGGCACGCGTCCGACGCGCCGGAGGAGCGGGCGTTCACGGACGTCATCTCCACGGGCGGCGCCTGCGGCCGCTTCGCCCGCCTCGTCGCCGAGACGGGGAACGCGGGCCAGCTCTTCTGGGAGCGCGCCGCGGGCGCCGGCGGTATCACGGTGTTCTGCCCTGAAGACAAGGCCCTCGCCGAGTTCGAGCCCAAGTTCCGAGGCCTCGGCGCCGACGACCGGCTCGCCGTCCTTCTGTACCACGGCGCGGCGGTGTGCTACCGGAGGGAGCAGTTCCGGGCGTTCGACTGGGTGTCAGTGAGCTCGCTGGCCACCGACGCGGCCACAAACAAGAGCCACGCCGTCACCATCCGCGGCGACGGGGACACGGTGCGGCTGTGGCCGTCGTGCGCGAGCGGCGCTGGTGTCAGGGTGACCAAGACGGTGTCCGAAGAGGCCCCCCTCGCCGTGTACGTCATCGACGCCGTGCTGCTGCCGAGCCACCTGCGACAGAAGCTGCATGGCGGCGAAGATCCGGCTGATGCGTGCCAGTCGTCCGGCGGCTATCTGGACTGGCTGCACTCGTGCGTCCCGGCATGGGCAATGATAGCCATGGCCTTGGCGAGCATCCTGGGCTTCCATGCCGGGGTTTTTCTTCACGATGTACTGAACAAGAAGAACCAGGAGGCCAATTTATCTGGTTATTAA
- the LOC119367508 gene encoding uncharacterized protein LOC119367508, whose protein sequence is MAAPFLLLFLLVFSGGAAVGGDDEAWLPRLELRGIDDPGRRHAFVGPEEPVFMDVIVATDDDEAGEAPRLEFRGIDDSGRGHASVASEEPVFTARVSTDFDEAGEAPRLVFRGIDGSGRGHASDAPKQQVFMDVMSANGCARFAGLLAATADAGEIFQQRLLAERGRGLTVFCPDDLALATFKPKFDSLSADDQLAVLLHHGAWARYGREQFQAFDWVSVNSLSADAATNKSHAITVRDDGDTLRLWPSCGSGAGVRVTKTVSEEAPLAVYVVDAVLLPGHLRQKLDGGDERAGACMPSGGYIDWLHSCIPAWVTILVTVGSMVGTVVGFIIRQDC, encoded by the coding sequence ATGGCCGCGCCGTTTCTGCTCCTTTTTCTGCTCGTCTTTTCTGGGGGCGCTGCAGTGGGCGGCGACGACGAGGCGTGGCTTCCCCGGCTCGAGCTCCGAGGCATCGACGACCCGGGACGTCGGCACGCGTTCGTCGGGCCGGAGGAGCCGGTGTTCATGGACGTTATTGTCGCCACTGACGACGATGAGGCGGGCGAGGCGCCTCGGCTCGAGTTCCGAGGCATCGACGACTCGGGCCGTGGGCACGCGTCCGTCGCGTCGGAGGAGCCGGTGTTCACGGCCCGTGTCTCCACGGACTTCGACGAGGCGGGCGAAGCGCCGCGGCTTGTGTTCCGAGGCATCGACGGCTCGGGCCGTGGGCACGCGTCCGACGCGCCGAAGCAGCAGGTGTTCATGGACGTTATGTCCGCCAACGGATGCGCGAGGTTCGCGGGCCTCCTCGCCGCGACGGCGGACGCGGGCGAGATCTTCCAGCAGCGCCTCCTCGCCGAGCGCGGCCGCGGGCTCACTGTCTTCTGCCCCGACGACCTCGCGTTGGCGACGTTCAAGCCCAAGTTCGACAGCCTGAGCGCCGACGACCAGCTCGCCGTCCTGCTTCACCACGGCGCGTGGGCGCGCTACGGGAGGGAGCAGTTCCAGGCGTTCGACTGGGTGTCCGTGAACTCGCTGTCCGCCGACGCGGCCACCAACAAGAGCCACGCCATCACCGTCCGCGACGACGGGGACACGCTGCGGCTGTGGCCGTCGTGCGGGAGCGGCGCTGGGGTCAGGGTGACCAAGACGGTGTCCGAAGAAGCCCCCCTCGCCGTGTACGTCGTCGACGCCGTGCTGCTGCCGGGCCACCTGCGACAGAAGCTGGATGGCGGCGACGAGCGAGCTGGTGCGTGCATGCCGTCCGGCGGCTATATCGACTGGCTGCACTCCTGCATCCCGGCCTGGGTAACGATACTCGTGACAGTGGGCAGCATGGTTGGCACCGTGGTCGGGTTTATCATCCGCCAGGACTGCTAG